The following nucleotide sequence is from Chromatiales bacterium.
TCGGTGGCAGTGTATCATCCGTCGTAGTTGCCGGACGGCGGCATTCGGATACCTGCGGCATGCACGAGCGCATCTACTTCACACTGGACATCCCCGCGCAGGAAATGGCGCGCTACTACCGCGGCAGCGCCACCCGCGTGCTGGTGCGCGCAGCCGATGGCCGGCGGGTGCAGATCCCGGCCGCGAACCTGCGCCCCTTCGTCACGCGTGACGGCGTGCAGGGCCGCTTCTGCCTGACGGTGGATGCCGACCACCGCCTGCTGAATCTCGAGCGTGTGACCTGACGCTGTCAGCCGGCGGCGAAGTCCGGCGGGGCCGGGTGGATCAGCAGTGGTTCCCCGGTGGAGATGTGGCGCGTGGGCAGCGACGGCGCCAGGCGATCGAGCACGCGCTCGGCCGTGATCGCATGCACCGTGAGCTTGCCACCGAGGATGCTCACCAGGCGCGGGCGCCGTGTCCGGTCGGTGAGCAGGCGCGTGTCGCGCGGCCGGGCGAAGGGGTGGCCCTCGGCCCGCGGCAGCACCCGCAGGCCGGCGAAGGCGGCCGTGACCTGCCGGGTATCGACGTGCGCGGGATCGAAGTGGCGCGCGGCGGTCTCACACAGGTAGTCGATCTCGGTCTCGGTGGGGGTGATGGCCGCGGGGTCGCCCGTATACACGCGTTCGGTGGTCCCGATCATCACCTCGCCCTGCCAGGGCATGACGAACACCGCGCGGCCGTCCCGCGGCGCCTCCACGTAATACATGCCCTTTTCCAGGTGGCCGGGCACCACGATGTGCGTGCCCGCCACCTGCTCGACGCCGGGCATCGCCTGCGCCGGTTCGACCCGCGAGAGCAGGCGCTCGATCCAGGGGCCGGTGGCATTCACCGCCGCCCGGGCCGGATAGATGCCCTGGCTGGTCTCGACCTCGACACCCTCATCCACCAGCCGGATCTTCCAGACCCGCTCGCCCAGCTGCAGTTCGGCGCCGCGTTCACAGGCGGCATACATGAGGGCGCGGGTCAGGGCGGCATCGTCGGTCCGTCCGTCGCGATAGCGGAACACGGCCCTGAGGCCGCGTGTCTCGAGGCCATCGAGATCGCCCCAGGCGCGGGCCGGCAGGCTGGTGTAGCGGTTTTCGGCATGCAGGCCGCCGAGCAGGGCATAGAGCATGAGCCCGCTGCGGATGGTGAGGGGGCTGCGCCGGCTATGGGCGTACACAGGGATGTGGAAGTCCGCCAGTGTCACCAGCTCGGGGGCGATCTGCAGGAGCCGGCGGCGGGCGAGCAGGGATTCGCGCACCAGGCGCCATTGCCACTGTTCGAGATAACGCAGGCCGCCGTGGATGAGCTTGCTGGAGCGGGAGGACGTGCCCTGGGCGAGGCGGGGATACTGTTCGATCAGGCGCACGCGCAGGCCGCGGCGTACGCCGGCGAGTGCGGTGGCCACGCCATGGATGCCGCCGCCGATGACGATCAGGTCGTCGCTCATGCGCTGCGGGTCTGTGTCTCCAGCAGGTGGTGAGCGGCGCCCGATTCGATGAGGTCGGCCCCCTGTGCCAGCAGTTCGGCGGCCTGCCGGGGGTCCTCGATGTCGTAGATCACCCACTGCCAGCTGCCGGGCCAGAGCCTGTCCAGTGGCTGGTGCAGGCTTCGGACATCGCAGAACAGGAATTCCGGTCGCATGATCTCGGCGATGCGCCGTGCCGTGAGGTTGTACTCGCGCAGCACCCAGCCGATGGGGCGGTGGTAATGGCGGCGGGCATATTCCAGTGCGTCCTGGATGAAGGAGATCAGCACCCAGTCGAAGTCGGCGGCGCGCATCACCTGCTCGATGGCGTCCACGCATTCCTCCACGCCAAAGCGCATCAGGCTCTGGCGCTTGATCTCGACGAATACGGTGATGCCCGGGTAGCGGTTGAGCAGGGCGGTGGCATCCGCCAGGCGGGGAATGGGCGTGCCCCGATGGCGTTCGCCCAGCTGTGCGGGCAGGTGGGCGGACAGCGCGGCCAGTTCGTCGGTGCTGCGGTCGAGCACGCTGCCGCTCACGCCCGTGATGCGCTCGAGCTGGTCGTCGTGGATCACCATGGGTACGCCGTCGGCCGAGAACTGCACGTCCAGCTCGAGGAAGTGCACACCGGCATCGAGCGCCGCACGGAAGGCCGGCAGGG
It contains:
- a CDS encoding DUF2835 domain-containing protein; amino-acid sequence: MHERIYFTLDIPAQEMARYYRGSATRVLVRAADGRRVQIPAANLRPFVTRDGVQGRFCLTVDADHRLLNLERVT
- a CDS encoding FAD-dependent oxidoreductase, with protein sequence MSDDLIVIGGGIHGVATALAGVRRGLRVRLIEQYPRLAQGTSSRSSKLIHGGLRYLEQWQWRLVRESLLARRRLLQIAPELVTLADFHIPVYAHSRRSPLTIRSGLMLYALLGGLHAENRYTSLPARAWGDLDGLETRGLRAVFRYRDGRTDDAALTRALMYAACERGAELQLGERVWKIRLVDEGVEVETSQGIYPARAAVNATGPWIERLLSRVEPAQAMPGVEQVAGTHIVVPGHLEKGMYYVEAPRDGRAVFVMPWQGEVMIGTTERVYTGDPAAITPTETEIDYLCETAARHFDPAHVDTRQVTAAFAGLRVLPRAEGHPFARPRDTRLLTDRTRRPRLVSILGGKLTVHAITAERVLDRLAPSLPTRHISTGEPLLIHPAPPDFAAG